One Salvelinus fontinalis isolate EN_2023a chromosome 11, ASM2944872v1, whole genome shotgun sequence DNA window includes the following coding sequences:
- the LOC129866007 gene encoding transmembrane protein 184C-like isoform X3 translates to MPCTCGNWRRWIRPLVVCLYVALLLVVLPLCVWELQKSEVGTHGKAWFIAGVFVFMTIPISLWGILQHLVHYTQPELQKPIIRILWMVPIYSVDSWIALRYPSIAIYVDTCRECYEAYVIYNFLIFLLNYLSNQYPSLVLMLEVQEQQKHLPPLCCCPPWAMGEVLLFRCKLGVLQYTVVRAVTTVIALVCQLCGVYDEGNFSNRNAWTYLVLVNNISQLFAMYCLVLLYKALKDELSQIRPVGKFLCVKMVVFASFWQAVLIAILVKVGVISDKHTWDWDSVEAVATGLQDFIICIEMFLAAIAHHYSFTYKPYILEAEEGSCFDSFMAMWDVSDIRADISEQVQHVGRTVLGRPNNMYFGSTRRPEHTEHTGLLSAASQGGSEQDIIVTETVSVPASPLSGHYQVLGHTPKPHSYSAPSGFFSSDWDEDSEEKRSETSAVVSHTGDITGDAPTADISGALVEITGDTSADITASGDFIRDISDGDLIGDAPSDITGHALIDISSEVPGETTGDFTGDITSNITFCT, encoded by the exons ATGCCGTGTACGTGTGGGAACTGGAGACGGTGGATCCGACCTCTCGTGGTCTGTCTCTACGTAGCCCTGCTACTCGTGGTTCTGCCGCTGTGTGTCTGGGAACTACAGAAGTCTGAG GTGGGGACCCACGGTAAAGCCTGGTTCATAGCTGGAGTGTTTGTGTTCATGACCATCCCTATCTCTCTGTGGGGCATCCTGCAGCACCTGGTACACTACACACAGCCTGAGCTACAGAAACCCATTATCAG GATCCTGTGGATGGTACCCATCTACAGTGTGGACAGT TGGATCGCGCTGCGCTACCCCAGTATAGCCATCTACGTAGACACGTGTAGAGAGTGTTACGAGGCCTACGTCATTTACAACTTCCTCATCTTCCTGTTAAACTACCTCTCTAACCAGTATCCCAGTTTGGTGTTGATGCTAGAGGTTCAGGAACAACAGAAACACCTGCCACCTCTATGCTGCTGTCCACCATGGGCAATGGGAGA ggTGTTGCTGTTCCGCTGTAAGCTGGGGGTTCTACAGTACACCGTCGTCAGGGCCGTAACTACGGTGATAGCACT tgtctGTCAGTTGTGTGGTGTGTATGACGAGGGAAACTTCAGCAACAGGAATGCCTGGACCTATCTGGTCCTAGTCAACAATATCTCTCAACTG tttGCCATGTATTGTCTGGTGCTGCTGTATAAAGCCTTGAAGGATGAACTGAGTCAGATTCGACCCGTTGGGAAGTTCCTCTGTGTTAAAATGGTCGTCTTCGCCTCCTTCTg gcAGGCAGTATTGATAGCTATACTGGTGAAAGTTGGAGTGATCTCTGATAAACACACCTGGGACTGGGACAGTGTTGAGGCTGTAGCCACTggactacag GACTTTATCATCTGTATAGAGATGTTTCTAGCAGCCATAGCCCACCACTACAGCTTTACCTATAAACCCTACATACTGGAGGCAGAGGAGGGAAGCTGTTTTGACTCCTTCATGGCCATGTGGGACGTGTCTGACATCAGAGCAGACATCTCAGAGCAGGTCCAACACGTAG GTCGGACCGTCCTGGGCAGACCCAATAACATGTACTTTGGCTCCACCCGCCGtcctgaacacactgaacacacag gtctCCTGTCGGCTGCGTCCCAGGGGGGGTCAGAGCAAGACATCATCGTCACGGAAACCGTCTCCGTCCCCGCCTCCCCTCTGTCGGGTCACTACCAGGTGCTAGGCCACACCCCAAAGCCACACTCTTACTCCGCCCCCTCCGGGTTCTTTTCTTCTGATTGGGACGAGGACAGCGAGGAGAAACGATCTGAGACCAGTGCAGTGGTTTCGCACACTGGTGACATCACTGGCGACGCCCCCACGGCGGACATCAGTGGCGCCCTCGTTGAAATCACTGGTGACACTTCCGCTGACATCACTGCGAGTGGTGACTTCATTCGTGACATCTCTGATGGTGACCTGATTGGCGACGCACCCAGTGACATCACTGGCCATGCCCTCATTGACATCAGTAGCGAAGTCCCCGGTGAAACGACTGGTGACTTTACtggtgacatcactagtaacATTACTTTTTGCACGTAG
- the LOC129866007 gene encoding coiled-coil domain-containing protein 85A-like isoform X2: MFLAAIAHHYSFTYKPYILEAEEGSCFDSFMAMWDVSDIRADISEQVQHVGRTVLGRPNNMYFGSTRRPEHTEHTGLSGRPEHTEHTGLSGCPEHTGLSGRPEHTEHTGLSGRPEHTGLSGRPEHTEHTGLSGRPEHTGLSGCPEHTEHTGLSGRPEHTEHTGLSGRPEHTEHTGLSGRPEHTEHTGLSGRPEHTGLSGRPEHTEHTGLSGHPEHTEHTGLSGCPEDTKHTGLSGRPEHTGLSGRPEHTEHTGLSGRPEHTEHTGLSGRPEHTGLSGRPEHTGLSGRPEHTGLSGRPEHTGLSGRPEHTGLSGRPEHTEHTGLSGRPEHTGLSGRPEHTEHTGLLSAASQGGSEQDIIVTETVSVPASPLSGHYQVLGHTPKPHSYSAPSGFFSSDWDEDSEEKRSETSAVVSHTGDITGDAPTADISGALVEITGDTSADITASGDFIRDISDGDLIGDAPSDITGHALIDISSEVPGETTGDFTGDITSNITFCT, from the exons ATGTTTCTAGCAGCCATAGCCCACCACTACAGCTTTACCTATAAACCCTACATACTGGAGGCAGAGGAGGGAAGCTGTTTTGACTCCTTCATGGCCATGTGGGACGTGTCTGACATCAGAGCAGACATCTCAGAGCAGGTCCAACACGTAG GTCGGACCGTCCTGGGCAGACCCAATAACATGTACTTTGGCTCCACCCGCCGtcctgaacacactgaacacacaggtCTGTCTGGCCGtcctgaacacactgaacacacaggtctgtctggctgtcctgaACACACAGGTCTGTCTGGCCGtcctgaacacactgaacacacaggtCTGTCTGGCCGTCCTGAACACACAGGTCTGTCTGGCCGtcctgaacacactgaacacacaggtCTGTCTGGCCGTCCTGAACACACAggtctgtctggctgtcctgaacacactgaacacacaggtCTGTCTGGCCGtcctgaacacactgaacacacaggtCTGTCTGGCCGTCCTGAACACACTGAACATACAGGTCTATCTGGCCGtcctgaacacactgaacacactggtCTGTCTGGCCGTCCTGAACACACTGGTCTGTCTGGCCGtcctgaacacactgaacacacaggtCTCTCTGGCCAtcctgaacacactgaacacacaggtctgtctggctgtcctgaAGACACTAAACACACAGGTCTGTCTGGCCGTCCTGAACACACAGGTCTGTCCGGCCGTCCGGAACACACTGAACATACAGGTCTGTCTGGCCGtcctgaacacactgaacacacaggtCTGTCTGGCCGTCCTGAACACACAGGTCTGTCTGGCCGTCCTGAACACACAGGTCTGTCTGGCCGTCCTGAACACACAGGTCTGTCTGGCCGTCCTGAACACACAGGTCTGTCTGGCCGTCCTGAACACACAGGTCTGTCTGGCCGtcctgaacacactgaacacacaggtCTGTCTGGCCGTCCTGAACACACAGGTCTGTCTGGCCGtcctgaacacactgaacacacag gtctCCTGTCGGCTGCGTCCCAGGGGGGGTCAGAGCAAGACATCATCGTCACGGAAACCGTCTCCGTCCCCGCCTCCCCTCTGTCGGGTCACTACCAGGTGCTAGGCCACACCCCAAAGCCACACTCTTACTCCGCCCCCTCCGGGTTCTTTTCTTCTGATTGGGACGAGGACAGCGAGGAGAAACGATCTGAGACCAGTGCAGTGGTTTCGCACACTGGTGACATCACTGGCGACGCCCCCACGGCGGACATCAGTGGCGCCCTCGTTGAAATCACTGGTGACACTTCCGCTGACATCACTGCGAGTGGTGACTTCATTCGTGACATCTCTGATGGTGACCTGATTGGCGACGCACCCAGTGACATCACTGGCCATGCCCTCATTGACATCAGTAGCGAAGTCCCCGGTGAAACGACTGGTGACTTTACtggtgacatcactagtaacATTACTTTTTGCACGTAG
- the LOC129866007 gene encoding coiled-coil domain-containing protein 85A-like isoform X1, with protein sequence MAMWDVSDIRADISEQVQHVGRTVLGRPNNMYFGSTRRPEHTEHTGLSGRPEHTEHTGLSGCPEHTGLSGRPEHTGLSGRPEHTEHTGLSGRPEHTGLSGCPEHTEHTGLSGRPEHTEHTGLSGRPEHTEHTGLSGRPEHTEHTGLSGRPEHTGLSGRPEHTEHTGLSGHPEHTEHTGLSGCPEDTKHTGLSGRPEHTGLSGRPEHTEHTGLSGRPEHTEHTGLSGRPEHTGLSGRPEHTGLSGRPEHTGLSGRPEHTGLSGRPEHTGLSGRPEHTEHTGLSGRPEHTGLSGRPEHTEHTGLLSAASQGGSEQDIIVTETVSVPASPLSGHYQVLGHTPKPHSYSAPSGFFSSDWDEDSEEKRSETSAVVSHTGDITGDAPTADISGALVEITGDTSADITASGDFIRDISDGDLIGDAPSDITGHALIDISSEVPGETTGDFTGDITSNITFCT encoded by the exons ATGGCCATGTGGGACGTGTCTGACATCAGAGCAGACATCTCAGAGCAGGTCCAACACGTAG GTCGGACCGTCCTGGGCAGACCCAATAACATGTACTTTGGCTCCACCCGCCGtcctgaacacactgaacacacaggtCTGTCTGGCCGtcctgaacacactgaacacacaggtctgtctggctgtcctgaACACACAG gtCTGTCTGGCCGTCCTGAACACACAGGTCTGTCTGGCCGtcctgaacacactgaacacacaggtCTGTCTGGCCGTCCTGAACACACAggtctgtctggctgtcctgaacacactgaacacacaggtCTGTCTGGCCGtcctgaacacactgaacacacaggtCTGTCTGGCCGTCCTGAACACACTGAACATACAGGTCTATCTGGCCGtcctgaacacactgaacacactggtCTGTCTGGCCGTCCTGAACACACTGGTCTGTCTGGCCGtcctgaacacactgaacacacaggtCTCTCTGGCCAtcctgaacacactgaacacacaggtctgtctggctgtcctgaAGACACTAAACACACAGGTCTGTCTGGCCGTCCTGAACACACAGGTCTGTCCGGCCGTCCGGAACACACTGAACATACAGGTCTGTCTGGCCGtcctgaacacactgaacacacaggtCTGTCTGGCCGTCCTGAACACACAGGTCTGTCTGGCCGTCCTGAACACACAGGTCTGTCTGGCCGTCCTGAACACACAGGTCTGTCTGGCCGTCCTGAACACACAGGTCTGTCTGGCCGTCCTGAACACACAGGTCTGTCTGGCCGtcctgaacacactgaacacacaggtCTGTCTGGCCGTCCTGAACACACAGGTCTGTCTGGCCGtcctgaacacactgaacacacag gtctCCTGTCGGCTGCGTCCCAGGGGGGGTCAGAGCAAGACATCATCGTCACGGAAACCGTCTCCGTCCCCGCCTCCCCTCTGTCGGGTCACTACCAGGTGCTAGGCCACACCCCAAAGCCACACTCTTACTCCGCCCCCTCCGGGTTCTTTTCTTCTGATTGGGACGAGGACAGCGAGGAGAAACGATCTGAGACCAGTGCAGTGGTTTCGCACACTGGTGACATCACTGGCGACGCCCCCACGGCGGACATCAGTGGCGCCCTCGTTGAAATCACTGGTGACACTTCCGCTGACATCACTGCGAGTGGTGACTTCATTCGTGACATCTCTGATGGTGACCTGATTGGCGACGCACCCAGTGACATCACTGGCCATGCCCTCATTGACATCAGTAGCGAAGTCCCCGGTGAAACGACTGGTGACTTTACtggtgacatcactagtaacATTACTTTTTGCACGTAG